In a single window of the Streptomyces sp. NBC_00094 genome:
- a CDS encoding prohibitin family protein, producing the protein MFVIAILLLIAAVVLFFVARSQDSTGLKLGAVGAVVAGLFSLAVSMTYVISAYEVGVPVAFGKVGSPMTSGMHVKSPFTDVTTFSTRPVDLNLSDKDVVEVRSSQGGVMYAEVTVKWAVVPSKSVELYKLAGSEDAIQQRLVYPDSREIVRNVFARYTSEQGYASDREKINAEIGSLIKERLVPRGIDVTTVNLRNVKPSDSLQGQIDRKIQQQQATERALEAARTAQAESDRRRIEAEGIARANKILNNSLTDKVLMNQCIDAFKEAAAKNAIYTVPCGNGGSAPVIVDGSKR; encoded by the coding sequence GTGTTCGTCATCGCCATTCTGCTGCTCATCGCCGCAGTGGTGCTCTTCTTCGTCGCCCGCTCGCAGGACTCGACGGGGCTGAAGCTCGGCGCCGTCGGCGCGGTGGTCGCCGGCCTCTTCTCGCTGGCCGTCAGCATGACCTACGTGATCAGCGCGTACGAGGTCGGTGTTCCGGTCGCCTTCGGCAAGGTCGGCTCGCCCATGACCTCGGGCATGCACGTGAAGTCGCCGTTCACCGACGTCACGACCTTCTCCACCCGCCCCGTCGACCTCAACCTCTCCGACAAGGACGTGGTCGAGGTCCGCTCCTCGCAGGGCGGCGTGATGTACGCCGAGGTGACGGTGAAGTGGGCCGTCGTCCCGTCCAAGTCCGTCGAGCTGTACAAGCTCGCGGGCAGCGAGGACGCCATCCAGCAGCGGCTCGTCTACCCGGACAGCCGGGAGATCGTCCGCAACGTCTTCGCCCGCTACACGAGCGAGCAGGGGTACGCCTCCGACCGCGAGAAGATCAACGCCGAGATCGGCTCCCTGATCAAGGAGCGCCTTGTCCCGCGAGGCATCGACGTGACCACGGTGAACCTGCGCAACGTGAAGCCCTCGGACTCGCTCCAGGGCCAGATCGACCGCAAGATCCAGCAGCAGCAGGCCACCGAGCGCGCCCTTGAGGCCGCCCGTACCGCCCAGGCCGAGTCCGACCGGCGCCGGATCGAGGCGGAGGGCATCGCCCGCGCCAACAAGATCCTCAACAACTCGCTGACGGACAAGGTCCTCATGAACCAGTGCATCGACGCGTTCAAGGAGGCCGCGGCCAAGAACGCGATCTACACCGTGCCCTGCGGGAACGGTGGCTCGGCCCCGGTGATCGTGGACGGCTCGAAGCGCTGA
- a CDS encoding MarP family serine protease, translating into MNVLDILLLLAAVWFAVIGYRQGFVVGILSVVGFLGGGLVAVLLLPILWDQLTDNSEVSTTATIVFVMVVIVCASVGQAFTTHLGNKLRRHITWSPVRALDATGGALVNVVAMLLVAWLIGSALARTSLPTLGKEVRNSKVLLGVEQVMPDQASRWFDDFSSTLARSGFPPVFSPFTNEPITQVTPPDPALADSPVAARAQRSIVKVVGTAQSCGKVLEGTGFVFDDRRIMTNAHVVGGVDEPTVQIGGEGKLYDAKVVLYDWQRDIAVLDVPGLKAAPLNFTDEDAHSGDGAIIAGFPENGSYDVRSARVRGRISAKGPDIYQRDEVRRDVYSLYATVRQGNSGGPLLTEDGEVSGVIFARSLDDVNTGYALTVDEIREDIERGRTATQQVDTQACAL; encoded by the coding sequence GTGAACGTGCTGGACATCTTGTTGCTGCTCGCCGCCGTGTGGTTCGCCGTCATCGGTTATCGCCAGGGATTCGTGGTCGGCATCCTGTCGGTGGTCGGGTTCCTCGGCGGCGGTCTCGTCGCCGTTCTGCTGCTCCCGATCCTCTGGGACCAGCTGACCGACAACAGCGAGGTCTCGACCACGGCGACGATCGTCTTCGTGATGGTGGTCATCGTCTGCGCCTCCGTGGGCCAGGCGTTCACCACCCACCTCGGCAACAAGCTGCGCCGGCACATCACGTGGTCACCGGTGCGCGCCCTGGACGCCACCGGCGGCGCGCTGGTCAACGTCGTCGCGATGCTGCTCGTGGCCTGGCTCATCGGCTCCGCGCTCGCCCGTACCTCGCTGCCCACGCTGGGCAAGGAGGTGCGCAACTCCAAGGTCCTGCTCGGGGTGGAGCAGGTGATGCCCGATCAGGCGTCCCGCTGGTTCGACGACTTCAGCTCCACGCTGGCCCGCAGCGGCTTCCCGCCGGTCTTCAGCCCCTTCACCAACGAGCCGATCACCCAGGTCACACCGCCCGATCCGGCGCTCGCCGACAGCCCCGTCGCCGCCCGCGCCCAGCGCTCCATCGTGAAGGTCGTCGGCACCGCGCAGAGCTGCGGCAAGGTCCTCGAAGGCACCGGCTTCGTCTTCGACGACCGCCGGATCATGACCAACGCCCATGTCGTCGGAGGGGTCGACGAACCGACCGTCCAGATAGGCGGCGAGGGCAAGCTCTACGACGCCAAGGTCGTCCTCTACGACTGGCAGCGCGACATCGCCGTCCTGGACGTGCCGGGCCTCAAGGCCGCGCCCCTGAACTTCACCGACGAGGACGCCCACAGCGGGGACGGCGCGATCATCGCCGGATTCCCGGAGAACGGCTCGTACGACGTGCGGTCGGCGCGCGTCAGGGGCCGTATCAGCGCCAAGGGCCCCGACATCTACCAGCGCGACGAGGTGCGCAGGGACGTGTACTCGCTGTACGCGACGGTCCGCCAGGGCAACTCCGGCGGCCCGCTCCTCACCGAGGACGGCGAGGTGTCCGGCGTGATCTTCGCCCGCTCCCTCGACGACGTGAACACCGGCTACGCGCTGACGGTCGACGAGATCCGCGAGGACATCGAGCGCGGCAGGACCGCCACCCAGCAGGTCGACACCCAGGCCTGCGCGCTGTAG
- a CDS encoding CoA pyrophosphatase, with amino-acid sequence MTRTDEDIHDAGHGRSPGHGRSPGSGTGRNPGHGPGTGGLLDRAGLPSWLEPVDRAARTVAPEQLSRFLPPASGAGRQSAVLVLFGEGDRGPELLLMERAGSLRSHAGQPSFPGGALDPEDGAPEDGGLVRAALREAQEETGLDPAGVQVFGVLPQLYIPVSGFVVTPVLGWWRAPSPVGAVDPGETARVFTVPVADLTDPANRATTVHPSGHQGPAFLVQSALVWGFTAGVIDRLLHYAGWERPWDRAKQVPLDWRS; translated from the coding sequence ATGACGCGCACTGACGAAGACATCCACGATGCCGGCCACGGTCGCAGCCCTGGCCACGGCCGTAGCCCCGGCTCCGGCACCGGCCGTAACCCCGGCCACGGCCCCGGTACCGGTGGTCTGCTCGACCGGGCCGGGCTGCCGTCCTGGCTCGAACCCGTCGACCGGGCCGCCCGCACGGTCGCGCCCGAGCAGCTGAGCCGGTTCCTGCCGCCCGCGAGCGGGGCCGGCCGTCAGTCCGCCGTCCTCGTCCTCTTCGGCGAGGGCGACCGCGGACCCGAGCTGCTGCTCATGGAGCGCGCCGGCAGCCTCCGGTCGCACGCCGGGCAGCCCTCCTTCCCGGGCGGTGCCCTCGACCCGGAGGACGGCGCTCCGGAGGACGGCGGTCTGGTGCGCGCCGCCCTGCGAGAGGCCCAGGAGGAGACCGGGCTCGACCCGGCGGGCGTCCAGGTGTTCGGCGTACTGCCGCAGCTCTACATCCCCGTCAGCGGCTTCGTCGTCACCCCGGTCCTCGGCTGGTGGCGGGCCCCGAGCCCCGTGGGAGCCGTCGACCCCGGCGAGACCGCCCGCGTCTTCACGGTTCCCGTGGCGGATCTCACGGATCCCGCCAACCGCGCGACGACCGTCCACCCGAGCGGCCACCAGGGCCCCGCGTTCCTGGTCCAGTCCGCGCTGGTCTGGGGTTTTACCGCCGGAGTGATCGACCGGCTACTGCATTACGCCGGCTGGGAGCGCCCCTGGGACCGGGCCAAGCAGGTCCCACTCGACTGGCGCTCATGA
- a CDS encoding RidA family protein, producing MSGAVEARLAELGLTLPEVVPPLAAYQPAVQSGVYVYTSGQLPMVAGKLSVTGKVGDEVTAEEAKQLAATCALNALAAVKSVAGDLDRIKRVVKVVGFVASASDFTGQPGVINGASELLGAVLGDKGVHARSAVGVAVLPLDAPVEVEVQVELVEA from the coding sequence GTGAGCGGGGCCGTCGAGGCGAGGCTCGCCGAGCTCGGACTGACCCTGCCGGAGGTCGTGCCGCCGCTGGCCGCCTACCAGCCGGCCGTGCAGTCGGGCGTGTACGTCTACACCTCGGGCCAGCTTCCGATGGTCGCGGGCAAGCTCTCGGTGACCGGCAAGGTCGGCGACGAGGTCACCGCCGAGGAGGCCAAGCAGCTCGCGGCCACCTGCGCGCTGAACGCGCTCGCGGCCGTGAAGTCGGTCGCGGGTGACCTGGACCGGATCAAGCGGGTCGTGAAGGTCGTCGGCTTCGTCGCCTCCGCCTCCGACTTCACCGGGCAGCCGGGTGTCATCAACGGCGCCAGCGAGCTGCTCGGCGCGGTCCTCGGGGACAAGGGCGTGCACGCGCGCAGCGCCGTCGGCGTGGCCGTGCTGCCGCTCGACGCGCCGGTCGAGGTCGAGGTCCAGGTGGAGCTCGTCGAGGCCTGA
- a CDS encoding Crp/Fnr family transcriptional regulator, which produces MDDVLRRAPLFAALDDEQAAELRASMSEATLARGDALFHEGDPGDRLYVVTEGKVKLHRTSPDGRENMLAVLGPGELIGELSLFDPGPRTATATALTEVKLLGLGHGDLQPWLNARPEVATALLRAVARRLRKTNDQMSDLVFSDVPGRVARALLDLSRRFGVQSEEGIHVVHDLTQEELAQLVGASRETVNKALADFAQRGWLRLEARAVILLDVERLAKRSR; this is translated from the coding sequence GTGGACGACGTTCTGCGGCGCGCCCCGCTCTTCGCGGCGCTCGATGACGAGCAGGCCGCCGAGCTGCGCGCCTCGATGAGTGAGGCGACGCTCGCCCGTGGCGACGCGCTGTTCCACGAGGGCGATCCCGGTGACCGCCTGTACGTGGTCACCGAGGGCAAGGTGAAGCTGCACCGCACCTCCCCCGACGGCCGCGAGAACATGCTGGCGGTCCTCGGCCCCGGCGAGCTCATCGGTGAGCTGTCCCTCTTCGACCCGGGCCCGCGCACCGCGACCGCGACGGCGCTGACCGAGGTCAAGCTGCTCGGTCTGGGCCACGGCGACCTCCAGCCCTGGCTGAACGCCCGCCCCGAGGTGGCCACCGCGCTGCTCCGCGCGGTCGCCCGCCGGCTGCGCAAGACCAACGACCAGATGTCCGACCTGGTCTTCTCCGACGTGCCGGGCCGTGTCGCCCGTGCGCTCCTCGACCTGTCGCGCCGCTTCGGCGTGCAGTCGGAGGAGGGCATCCACGTCGTCCACGACCTCACCCAGGAGGAGCTGGCCCAGCTGGTCGGCGCCTCCCGCGAGACGGTCAACAAGGCGCTCGCCGACTTCGCCCAGCGCGGCTGGCTGCGCCTGGAGGCCCGCGCCGTGATCCTGCTGGACGTGGAGCGCCTCGCGAAGCGCTCGCGGTAA
- the nth gene encoding endonuclease III translates to MEPVKTAKTGRVDGEAAAPAKAVKPAKAAKAAPPAKAVKSAKSMAPAKVAKSAASVTVVKAAKPESRLAMIRRARKINRELAEVFPYAHPELDFRNPFELLVATVLSAQTTDLRVNQTTPALFAKYPTPEDLAAAVPEEVEELIRPTGFFRAKTKSIMGLAASLRDDFGGEVPGRLEDLVKLPGVGRKTAFVVLGNAFGVPGITVDTHFMRLVRRWKWTEQEDPVKIEAEIAEIFPKSEWTMLSHRVIFHGRRICHARKPACGACPITHLCPSYGEGETDPEKARKLLKYEMGGFPGQRLDPPPGYPGRPAPPLGASGGARA, encoded by the coding sequence GTGGAGCCGGTCAAAACCGCCAAGACGGGCAGGGTCGACGGCGAGGCGGCCGCTCCGGCGAAGGCTGTGAAGCCGGCGAAGGCCGCGAAGGCCGCGCCGCCCGCGAAGGCCGTGAAATCGGCGAAGTCGATGGCGCCCGCGAAGGTCGCGAAGTCGGCCGCCTCCGTGACGGTGGTGAAGGCCGCCAAGCCCGAGTCGCGGCTCGCCATGATCCGGCGGGCGCGGAAGATCAACCGCGAGCTGGCCGAGGTCTTCCCGTACGCCCATCCGGAGCTCGACTTCCGGAACCCCTTCGAGCTGCTCGTCGCCACGGTCCTCTCCGCGCAGACCACCGACCTGCGGGTCAACCAGACCACCCCCGCCCTCTTCGCGAAGTACCCCACGCCCGAGGACCTCGCCGCCGCCGTACCGGAGGAGGTCGAGGAGCTGATCCGCCCGACCGGCTTCTTCCGGGCCAAGACCAAGTCGATCATGGGCCTCGCCGCCTCCCTCAGGGACGACTTCGGCGGCGAGGTCCCCGGCCGCCTGGAGGACCTGGTCAAGCTCCCCGGCGTCGGCCGCAAGACCGCGTTCGTCGTCCTCGGCAACGCCTTCGGGGTCCCCGGCATCACCGTCGACACCCACTTCATGCGCCTGGTCCGGCGCTGGAAGTGGACCGAGCAGGAGGACCCGGTCAAGATCGAGGCGGAGATCGCCGAGATCTTCCCGAAGAGCGAGTGGACCATGCTCTCGCACCGGGTGATCTTCCACGGCCGCCGGATCTGCCACGCCCGCAAGCCCGCCTGCGGCGCCTGCCCGATCACCCACCTCTGCCCCTCGTACGGCGAGGGCGAGACGGACCCGGAGAAGGCGCGGAAGCTGCTGAAGTACGAGATGGGCGGATTCCCCGGCCAGCGGCTCGACCCGCCGCCCGGCTACCCGGGCCGCCCCGCGCCCCCGCTGGGCGCGAGCGGCGGAGCCCGAGCCTGA
- a CDS encoding DUF4177 domain-containing protein — MTKWEYVTVPLLVHATKQILDTWGEDGWELVQVVPGPNNPEQLVAYLKRAKS; from the coding sequence ATGACCAAGTGGGAGTACGTCACCGTGCCGCTTCTGGTGCACGCGACGAAGCAGATTCTGGACACCTGGGGCGAGGACGGCTGGGAGCTCGTCCAGGTCGTGCCCGGGCCGAACAACCCCGAGCAGCTCGTGGCCTACCTGAAGCGGGCCAAGTCGTGA
- a CDS encoding NUDIX hydrolase produces the protein MSNAQPNGQWYPPEWPDRIRALAAGELTPVSPRRAATVLLLRDGAAGPDVHMLRRRASMAFAGGAYAYPGGGVDPRDEQPVRWAGPSLAVWAARLGFDEGDAAQAQAVVCAAVRETYEEAGVLLAGETAETVVGDTTGEDWERDREALVARELSFADFLDRRGLVLRSDLLGAWARWITPEFEQRRYDTWFFVAALPAGQRTRNASTEADRTVWIRPADAAAGYDRGELTMMPPTISTLRALEPYGTAAEALEAAGAQDMTPVLAQARLEGDELVLSWPGHEEFTKIIPAGGA, from the coding sequence ATGTCGAATGCTCAGCCGAACGGTCAGTGGTACCCGCCGGAATGGCCCGACCGCATCCGGGCCCTCGCCGCGGGCGAGCTCACCCCGGTGAGCCCCCGCCGCGCCGCCACCGTCCTCCTCCTGCGGGACGGGGCCGCGGGCCCCGACGTCCACATGCTGCGCCGTCGCGCCTCGATGGCCTTCGCGGGCGGCGCGTACGCCTACCCCGGTGGTGGGGTCGACCCGCGTGACGAGCAGCCGGTGCGCTGGGCCGGGCCCTCCCTCGCCGTGTGGGCCGCGCGCCTCGGGTTCGACGAGGGTGACGCCGCCCAGGCCCAGGCCGTCGTCTGCGCCGCCGTACGCGAGACGTACGAGGAGGCGGGCGTCCTGCTCGCCGGGGAGACCGCGGAGACCGTGGTCGGCGACACCACGGGCGAGGACTGGGAGCGGGACCGGGAGGCGCTCGTCGCCCGGGAGCTGTCCTTCGCCGACTTCCTCGACCGGCGCGGGCTCGTCCTGCGCTCGGACCTGCTCGGCGCGTGGGCGCGCTGGATCACCCCGGAGTTCGAGCAGCGGCGGTACGACACGTGGTTCTTCGTGGCCGCCCTCCCGGCCGGGCAGCGCACCCGGAACGCCTCCACGGAGGCGGACCGTACGGTCTGGATCCGCCCGGCGGATGCCGCGGCCGGGTACGACCGGGGCGAGCTGACGATGATGCCGCCGACGATCTCGACCCTGCGGGCCCTGGAGCCGTACGGCACGGCCGCCGAGGCGCTGGAGGCGGCCGGGGCCCAGGACATGACCCCCGTGCTCGCGCAGGCGCGCCTGGAGGGTGACGAGCTGGTCCTGAGCTGGCCGGGGCACGAGGAGTTCACCAAGATCATCCCGGCCGGGGGCGCGTGA
- a CDS encoding MBL fold metallo-hydrolase yields MSDAAALPGQPRGLVVSGPATARAVNVLAPNASAMTLDGTNTWLLSEPGSDLAVVVDPGPLDEGHLRHVVETAEKLGKRVALTLLTHGHPDHAEGAGRFAELTRTAVRSLDPALRLGDEGLGAGEVVSVGGLELRVVPTPGHTSDSLSFHLPADRAVLTGDTILGRGTTMVAHPDGRLGDYLDSLRRLRSLTVDDGVHTVLPGHGPVLEDAQGAVEFYLAHRANRLAQVESAVESGHRTAAEVVAHVYADVDRSLWPAAELSVRAQLEYLRERGLA; encoded by the coding sequence ATGAGCGACGCCGCCGCCCTGCCCGGGCAGCCGCGCGGGCTCGTGGTCTCCGGCCCGGCGACCGCCCGCGCCGTGAACGTCCTGGCCCCGAACGCGTCCGCGATGACCCTCGACGGCACCAACACCTGGCTCCTGTCCGAGCCCGGCTCCGACCTCGCCGTCGTCGTCGACCCGGGCCCGCTCGACGAGGGCCATCTGCGCCATGTCGTCGAGACCGCCGAGAAGCTCGGCAAGCGGGTCGCGCTCACCCTGCTGACCCACGGCCACCCGGACCACGCGGAGGGCGCAGGCCGGTTCGCCGAGCTGACCCGGACCGCCGTCCGGTCCCTCGACCCGGCGCTGCGGCTCGGCGACGAGGGGCTCGGCGCGGGGGAGGTGGTGTCGGTCGGCGGCCTGGAGCTGCGGGTCGTCCCGACGCCCGGGCACACCTCGGACTCGCTCTCCTTCCATCTGCCCGCCGACCGGGCGGTGCTGACGGGCGACACGATCCTGGGCCGCGGGACGACGATGGTCGCGCATCCGGACGGGCGGCTCGGCGACTACCTGGACTCGCTGCGGCGGCTGCGCTCGCTCACCGTCGACGACGGCGTGCACACGGTCCTGCCGGGGCACGGGCCGGTCCTGGAGGACGCTCAGGGGGCCGTGGAGTTCTATCTGGCACACCGGGCGAACAGGCTCGCCCAGGTGGAGTCGGCGGTCGAGAGCGGCCACCGGACGGCGGCGGAGGTCGTCGCGCACGTGTACGCGGACGTGGACCGCTCGCTGTGGCCGGCGGCCGAGCTGTCCGTACGGGCGCAGCTCGAGTACCTGCGGGAGCGCGGCCTGGCGTAG